Genomic DNA from Microbacterium sp. NC79:
CGAGGCAGGCAACGGCGACCGCGTCGCGCTGCTGTTCGAAGGCGAACCTGGAGATACCCGAGAGGTCACGTATGCGCAGCTGACCGATGAGGTTAAGCGCCTCGCGAATGTGCTGACTGACCTCGGTATCGGCAAGGGAGACCGCGTTGCGATCTATCTCCCCATGATTCCCGAGGCCATCGCGTCAATGTTGGCCGTTGCACGCCTTGGTGCCGCCCACTCCGTCGTCTTCGGCGGCTTCTCGGCCGACAGCCTCCGTTCCCGCATCGACGATGCCGGCGCCAAGGTCGTCATTACGGCTGATGGTGGTTACCGCAAGGGTCGTGTATCTCCGCTTAAGCCGGCCGTCGACCAGGCGCTGTCTGATCGAGGCAACGGCGTTCAGGCGACAGTTGAGAAGGTGCTCGTCGTAAACCGCTGCGGCAACGACGTGCAGTGGACCGAGGGCCGCGACCTGTGGTGGAACGATCTGGTTCCGTCGGCATCCAACGAGCACACCCCCGAGGGTTTCGAAGCTGAGAACCCGCTCTTCATCCTGTACACGTCCGGAACCACAGGCAACCCGAAGGGCATTCTGCACACGTCGGGTGGTTACCTCACGCAGGCTGCTTTCACGAACCGCACCGTTCACGACCTGCACCCTGAGACCGACGTATATTGGTGCACCGCCGACATCGGGTGGATCACCGGACACACCTACGTCACTTATGGCCCGCTCGCCAATGGCGCGACCCAGGTGCTCTACGAAGGAACCCCTGACAGCCCGCACCCGGGCCGCTGGTGGGAGCTCGTCGAAAAGTACGGCGTCACCGTGCTCTACACGGCACCGACCGCGATCCGCTCGTTCATGAAGATGGGTCGACAGGTCCCTGAGCAGTTTGACCTCTCCTCCCTGCGCCTGCTCGGCTCAGTGGGCGAGCCGATCAACCCCGAAGCCTGGATGTGGTATCGCCACGTCATCGGTGGCGATTCCACCCCGATCGTCGACACCTGGTGGCAGACCGAAACGGGCGCCATCATGATTTCAGCGCTTCCCGGTATCACCGAAACAAAGCCCGGGTCAGCCCAGGTAGCGCTGCCCGGAATCTCAATCGATGTCGTCGATGAAAAGGGCAACGACGTCGGCGACGGCAATGGCGGCCTCTTGGTCATCACCGAACCATGGCCGAGCATGCTGCGCGGCATCTGGGGCGACCCGGATCGCTTCGTCGAGACGTACTGGAAGATGTTCCAAGACAAGGGCTACTACTTTGCTGGCGACGGTGCACGCCTCGATGAGGATGGCGACATTTGGCTTCTTGGCCGCGTCGACGACGTGATGAACGTCTCAGGTCACCGCCTGTCGACCGCCGAAATCGAGTCAGCGCTGGTTGGCAATGAGGCCGTTGCTGAGGCCGCTGTCGTCGGTGCGTCCGACGAGACGACCGGCCAGGCTGTTGTCGCGTTCGTGATAATCAAGGAGAGCTACCTCAAGACGCACCAGCCTGATGGTCTGGCTCAAAACCTGCGCCTGTGGGTCGGTGAACAGATCGGTCCGATCGCTCGACCGCGCGACATCTACATCGTGGGAGAGTTGCCGAAGACCCGCTCAGGCAAGATCATGCGGCGTCTGCTGCGCGACGTTGCCGAGGGTCGTGAGGTGGGAGACACCACAACACTGGCCGATACCGCGGTGATGAGCACGATCTCTCGCCAGGTGAAGTAGGCGCGCAAGCAAAAGGGATCCGCGGAACCAGTTGGTTCCCCGGATCCCTTTTTGTTGCGTCAGTTGGTGGTGAAGATGACTTCGACCTCCACAGGGGCGTCAAGCGGCAATACCGGAACGCCAACGGCGGAGCGGGCATGCGTGCCCTTTTCGCCAAAGATCTCGCCGAGAACCTCGCTTGCACCGTTGATCACGCCAGGCTGACCGGTGAACTCGGGCACCGAGGCTACGAATCCGGTGACCTTGAGGACACCAGTGATGTTGTCTACACCACCGGCGACGGCAGCGGCCGCGGCCAGCGCATTGAGCGCGCTTTGGCGAGCATAGGCCGTCGCGTCGGCCGCTGGGACCAGCCGGTGGCCGTCGCCAACTTTGCCTGTCGCAGGCAAAGAACCAGCCACCATGGGCAACTGGCCTGACGTGTAAATCAGGTGGCCGTCAACAATGGCCGGAATGTATGCGGCCACGGGGGCTGCCACACCGGGAAGCTCAATACCAAGCTCAGCAAGTCGTGCAGAAACGGTCATGTTCACGCCTCAAACTGCTTGGCGGCAACGGCGGCAGACGCGAGGCCAGCGTTCTCCGGAGCAGCGCTGGAAACCGGACGCTTGAAGTAGGCCACCAGGCCGCCTTCAGCGTTCGTAACTACCTGCACAAGCTCCCAGCCCTGCTTGCCCCAGTTATTGAGGATCGCGGCGGTGTTGTGAATCAGTAGCGGCGTGGTGAAGTACTCCCAGGTCGTCATTGTTCTCCCGACTCTCATTCACCCGTGGGCGGATCCCCAGGGTTTTCAATTACGATCAAGCCTATGCCTGGAAAGAATCGCACGTTTAAAGGTGTGCTCGGAGGAGTCCTCGGATTCACCGCGTTGAGCGCCCTCGCTGGTCTTTTGTTGACCGCAACGATCACTCCCGCGATCGCGCTGACGAGCACGGCTGCGTCCAGCGCCATCTCCGTGTTCAACAATATTCCGGGATTCCTCGCCATCGACAAGTTGATGCTGCCGACGGAGATTTACGCCACAAACAAGCAGACGGGTCAGCCCCAGCTGATGGCGCAGTTCTGGGAACAGAACCGCCAGCCGGTAACGTACGACCAGGTGTCGCCGTACATCGTTGACTCCCTGCTGTCATCGGAAGACCCGCGTTACTTCGAGCACGGTGGCATCGACATGATCGGTACCGCCCGCGCGCTGCTCTCCAACGCTGCAGGCGGAGGCGAAACCCAGGGTGGTTCGTCGATCACGCAGCAGTACGTCAAGAACGTGCTCATTCAGCGTTGTGAGGCGGAGAAGGAGACGCAGGAAGAGAAAGACGCCTGCTGGACAGAAGCGACCAACGCTGAGGGCGCCGAAGGGTACAAGCGTAAGGTTCAGGAGTTGCGCTACGCGATCGCGTTGGAACAGCGCTTCTCGAAGGAAGAAATTCTCCTCGGCTACCTCAACATTGCGAACTTCGGCGGCCGCACTTACGGCATTGAAGCCGCCGCACAGCGCTACTTCGGGGTTTCTGCCGCGAATGTGACCCTTGACCAGGCGGCAATCCTCGCCGGCATGGTGCAGAACCCCAACTCGTTCCGTATCGACCACCCCGAGTGGGAGATGAACGGTGAAGCGACCAACTACCAGGAGACGAAACACCGCCGCAACTACGTGTTGGGCCGTCTCCTCGATGACAAGAAGATCACCGAGGCCGACTACGACGCGGCCTACGCGTTACCGATTACGCCGAACATTCAGGCCGAGAGTTCGGGCTGTGTCACGGCCGTCGACGCCGAATACTTCTGCCAGATGATCAAGATCAAGGTTCTCAACGACCCCGCCTTTGGCGAGACGGCAGAAGAACGCCGTCTGATGCTTGACCGCGGCGGTCTGAAGATCTACACCACGATGGACTGGGATCTGCAGTGGAACAACATGCGCACGATGGAGTCCACGGTGCCTGCCACGGTGGAGGGTATTGCAAACTTCGGCTCCGCGATCGTCAACGTTGAGGTCGGAACCGGCCGTGTGCTCTCGATGGTGCAGAACACGCATTTTAGCGAAGCATCCGCGGACGCTGGCACCCCCGGCTACACCAGCCTGGTCTACGGTGCTGATCAGCGTTATGGCCTCGGAACAGGTATCGGCTTCCCTGCGGGTTCGACGTTCAAGGTGTTCACCGTCCTCGAATGGCTCAAGGAGGGCCACTCGATTCGTGAGGTGCTGAACGGCGTGAACCGCAAGGCATGGACGGTCGGTTGTGGTACGGACAAGATCAAGTTCGACCCCGAAAAGATGGTGCAGAACTACAACGGCGTCCGTGGCTACACCGGCGATATTGTGCGCTTCACTCGTGACTCCCTCAACTCCGGCTTCTTCGCCATGGCTGAGAAGCTCGACATGTGCAAGATCGGTCAGACCGCCATGGATCTCGGCGTCTACAACGGCAACTACTGGACGGGC
This window encodes:
- a CDS encoding RidA family protein; this translates as MTVSARLAELGIELPGVAAPVAAYIPAIVDGHLIYTSGQLPMVAGSLPATGKVGDGHRLVPAADATAYARQSALNALAAAAAVAGGVDNITGVLKVTGFVASVPEFTGQPGVINGASEVLGEIFGEKGTHARSAVGVPVLPLDAPVEVEVIFTTN
- the acs gene encoding acetate--CoA ligase translates to MSSQIDHLLNETRKFAPSPEFVDNAIATQEMYAEAKADREAFWADQARELLTWSTPFTEVLDWTNPPFAKWFADGKLNVAYNCLDRHVEAGNGDRVALLFEGEPGDTREVTYAQLTDEVKRLANVLTDLGIGKGDRVAIYLPMIPEAIASMLAVARLGAAHSVVFGGFSADSLRSRIDDAGAKVVITADGGYRKGRVSPLKPAVDQALSDRGNGVQATVEKVLVVNRCGNDVQWTEGRDLWWNDLVPSASNEHTPEGFEAENPLFILYTSGTTGNPKGILHTSGGYLTQAAFTNRTVHDLHPETDVYWCTADIGWITGHTYVTYGPLANGATQVLYEGTPDSPHPGRWWELVEKYGVTVLYTAPTAIRSFMKMGRQVPEQFDLSSLRLLGSVGEPINPEAWMWYRHVIGGDSTPIVDTWWQTETGAIMISALPGITETKPGSAQVALPGISIDVVDEKGNDVGDGNGGLLVITEPWPSMLRGIWGDPDRFVETYWKMFQDKGYYFAGDGARLDEDGDIWLLGRVDDVMNVSGHRLSTAEIESALVGNEAVAEAAVVGASDETTGQAVVAFVIIKESYLKTHQPDGLAQNLRLWVGEQIGPIARPRDIYIVGELPKTRSGKIMRRLLRDVAEGREVGDTTTLADTAVMSTISRQVK
- a CDS encoding transglycosylase domain-containing protein codes for the protein MPGKNRTFKGVLGGVLGFTALSALAGLLLTATITPAIALTSTAASSAISVFNNIPGFLAIDKLMLPTEIYATNKQTGQPQLMAQFWEQNRQPVTYDQVSPYIVDSLLSSEDPRYFEHGGIDMIGTARALLSNAAGGGETQGGSSITQQYVKNVLIQRCEAEKETQEEKDACWTEATNAEGAEGYKRKVQELRYAIALEQRFSKEEILLGYLNIANFGGRTYGIEAAAQRYFGVSAANVTLDQAAILAGMVQNPNSFRIDHPEWEMNGEATNYQETKHRRNYVLGRLLDDKKITEADYDAAYALPITPNIQAESSGCVTAVDAEYFCQMIKIKVLNDPAFGETAEERRLMLDRGGLKIYTTMDWDLQWNNMRTMESTVPATVEGIANFGSAIVNVEVGTGRVLSMVQNTHFSEASADAGTPGYTSLVYGADQRYGLGTGIGFPAGSTFKVFTVLEWLKEGHSIREVLNGVNRKAWTVGCGTDKIKFDPEKMVQNYNGVRGYTGDIVRFTRDSLNSGFFAMAEKLDMCKIGQTAMDLGVYNGNYWTGSVQNEAGETATGYLKADGTPNYLLDENGERVLDEAGFPVTEPDALTPIDMTTGHFSVLGSHNVSPLAMANAYATIAAGGTYCEPRFIDRVTDSDGKDRPDLLPVTTCTPGVISPEVAATAIVPLSAVMNDGAGTGRQANNWDGVPVFGKTGTHEEFQTWMVQSSSKVATAAWVGNSEGESDMTWIWLDSGKLTDLRYKLSRESQGVANSVFGGAAFPQPDPNLSRQVYKDLPNVVGMSIADAEKALEDAGFAVTVGPEIPGSQPAGIIEQQDPGAGSVVAGTTVTISPSNGQGGAVPDVMGMSVKNAKSTLINAGFTSIQESCVEKDDAPKEGTVTAQSPGSGTVTTKQTPVSITYEREKCK
- a CDS encoding DUF4177 domain-containing protein translates to MTTWEYFTTPLLIHNTAAILNNWGKQGWELVQVVTNAEGGLVAYFKRPVSSAAPENAGLASAAVAAKQFEA